A genomic region of Roseateles amylovorans contains the following coding sequences:
- the hemE gene encoding uroporphyrinogen decarboxylase, with protein sequence MSAPLHNDTFLRACLRQPTDYTPVWLMRQAGRYLPEYRATRERAGSFMGLATNPDYATEVTLQPLDRYPLDAAILFSDILTVPDAMGLGLSFAQGEGPKFAKVVRDEAAVNALAVPDMDRLRYVFDAVTSIRRALNGRVPLIGFSGSPWTLACYMVEGGGSDDYRQVKSLMYARPDLMHRILSINADAVAAYLNAQIDAGAQAVMIFDSWGGVLADGAFQEFSLAYSRRVLSQLKTEHEGRQVPRLLFTKGGALWLDEIADAGADVVGLDWTANLGRARAQVGGRVALQGNLDPNVLFAPPAAVRAQARAVLDSFGAPQRADGGWDGHIFNLGHGISQFTPPDTVAELVDEVHRHSRILRGASASR encoded by the coding sequence ATGAGCGCTCCACTGCACAACGACACCTTCCTGCGCGCCTGTCTGCGCCAGCCCACGGACTACACGCCGGTCTGGCTGATGCGCCAGGCAGGACGCTACCTGCCGGAGTACCGCGCCACCCGCGAGCGGGCCGGCAGCTTCATGGGGCTGGCCACGAATCCGGACTACGCCACCGAAGTCACCTTGCAGCCGCTGGATCGCTATCCGCTGGACGCTGCCATTCTTTTCAGCGACATCCTCACCGTGCCCGATGCCATGGGCCTGGGCCTGAGCTTTGCGCAGGGCGAGGGGCCGAAGTTCGCCAAGGTGGTGCGCGACGAAGCCGCAGTCAATGCCCTGGCGGTGCCCGACATGGACCGCCTTCGCTATGTGTTTGACGCCGTCACGTCGATCCGCCGCGCGCTCAATGGACGGGTGCCGCTGATCGGCTTCTCCGGCAGCCCCTGGACCCTGGCCTGCTACATGGTGGAAGGCGGCGGCTCCGACGACTACCGCCAGGTCAAGAGCCTGATGTATGCGCGGCCTGATCTGATGCATCGCATCCTGTCGATCAATGCGGACGCGGTCGCCGCCTATCTCAATGCACAGATCGATGCCGGCGCGCAGGCCGTGATGATCTTCGACTCCTGGGGCGGCGTGCTGGCCGACGGCGCCTTCCAGGAATTCAGCCTGGCCTATTCCCGCCGCGTGCTGTCGCAGCTCAAGACCGAGCATGAAGGTCGCCAGGTGCCGCGCCTGCTGTTCACCAAGGGCGGCGCCCTGTGGCTGGATGAGATTGCCGACGCCGGCGCCGACGTGGTCGGCCTGGACTGGACCGCCAACCTCGGCCGCGCCCGCGCCCAGGTGGGCGGCCGGGTGGCCCTGCAAGGCAACCTGGATCCGAATGTTTTGTTCGCGCCGCCGGCCGCCGTGCGAGCCCAGGCCCGCGCGGTCCTGGACAGCTTTGGCGCGCCTCAGCGGGCCGATGGCGGATGGGATGGCCACATTTTCAACCTCGGCCATGGCATCAGTCAGTTCACGCCGCCCGACACCGTGGCCGAACTGGTCGATGAAGTCCACCGCCACTCGCGCATCCTGCGTGGCGCATCCGCGTCGAGGTGA
- a CDS encoding TPM domain-containing protein has protein sequence MSPSTPTGTPSAPPKVGKWRRFLRHRLWDEADAKRVLPADALARLSARVTESERSHTGEIRICVEASLPLSYLWRHASARERAVAMFGKLRVWDTEHNNGVLIYLLLAEHAIEIVVDRGLNRRVSAAQWRAIIDGLGEPLRQGRFEDGLQEAIRAVEALLASHFPPTPDMPPRNELPDAVLVI, from the coding sequence ATGAGCCCTTCAACCCCCACGGGTACACCCTCCGCGCCACCCAAGGTCGGCAAGTGGCGCCGCTTCCTGCGTCATCGCCTCTGGGATGAAGCGGATGCGAAACGTGTGTTGCCGGCCGATGCGCTGGCCCGGCTGTCCGCTCGCGTCACCGAGAGCGAACGCAGCCACACCGGCGAGATCCGCATCTGCGTGGAGGCCAGCCTGCCGCTGAGCTACTTGTGGCGTCACGCCAGCGCGCGGGAGCGCGCCGTGGCGATGTTCGGCAAGCTGCGCGTGTGGGACACCGAACACAACAACGGCGTGCTGATCTATCTGCTGCTGGCCGAGCACGCCATTGAGATCGTGGTCGACCGCGGCTTGAATCGTCGCGTCAGCGCGGCGCAGTGGCGAGCCATCATCGACGGCCTGGGCGAGCCTCTGCGCCAGGGGCGTTTCGAGGACGGTTTGCAGGAGGCGATCCGCGCCGTGGAGGCCTTGCTGGCCTCGCACTTCCCGCCCACGCCCGACATGCCACCACGCAACGAGTTGCCGGACGCGGTCCTGGTCATCTGA
- a CDS encoding LemA family protein encodes MTPSMNTARPAPAARSTSVARRLSAALVIAAPLVLSGCGYNEFQSLDEQVTASWSEVLSQYQRRTDLIPNIVNTVKGEANFEQETLTKVVEARAKATSIQVTPELARDPEALKRFQAAQGELSGALSRLLAVSERYPTLQANQGFRDLRVQLEGTENRITVARNRYIKSVQDYNVLARRFPTNLTAKVFGYEVKPNFTVQNEAAISAPPSVNFDKPAATTPATPPAPAPAASPASN; translated from the coding sequence ATGACCCCGTCGATGAACACAGCACGCCCGGCCCCGGCCGCCCGTTCCACGTCCGTCGCGCGTCGGCTGAGCGCCGCACTGGTGATCGCGGCGCCGCTGGTGCTCAGCGGCTGCGGCTACAACGAATTCCAAAGCCTGGATGAACAGGTCACGGCCAGTTGGTCCGAGGTGCTGAGCCAGTACCAGCGCCGCACCGACCTGATCCCCAACATCGTCAACACGGTGAAGGGCGAAGCCAACTTCGAGCAGGAGACCCTGACCAAGGTCGTTGAAGCCCGCGCCAAGGCCACCAGCATCCAGGTCACCCCGGAACTCGCCCGCGATCCCGAGGCGCTCAAGCGCTTCCAAGCGGCGCAGGGTGAGCTGTCCGGCGCGCTGAGCCGACTGCTGGCCGTGAGCGAGCGCTATCCCACCTTGCAGGCCAACCAGGGCTTCCGCGATCTGCGGGTCCAGTTGGAGGGCACGGAGAACCGCATCACGGTGGCGCGCAATCGCTACATCAAGTCAGTGCAGGACTACAACGTGCTGGCCCGTCGGTTCCCGACCAACCTCACCGCCAAGGTCTTCGGCTACGAGGTCAAGCCCAACTTCACCGTGCAGAACGAAGCGGCGATCTCGGCGCCGCCGTCGGTGAACTTCGACAAGCCTGCGGCCACGACGCCGGCCACCCCGCCCGCTCCGGCCCCTGCCGCATCGCCGGCCTCGAACTGA
- a CDS encoding TPM domain-containing protein translates to MPRWIWRLLAMWTLLAGSVGLMGASVAQAQDVQPVPPLSGRVIDRTATLSPEQRQALERKLAAFEQEAGPQIVILLVPTTAPEDIAAFAQRLGDAWKIGRREVGDGLLIVVAKQDRRINIQTSKALEGAVPDLAARQIIERDITPAFKAGDYAGGLNRAVDSLQARIRGEHLPAPTPRAKGSASSNSLDIGELAALFFIGTPLVGALLTAMFGRKLGSMFTGGAAGGLGWLFSGSLGLGLAAGLGSVMLVGLLGIGAARRRTGSGNAFGNYRQSSHRAGGVIVPPVIWGGGGGSGWGGGGGDGGGFSSGGGGDFGGGGASGDW, encoded by the coding sequence ATGCCGCGCTGGATCTGGCGCCTGTTGGCGATGTGGACCCTGCTGGCCGGCAGTGTCGGCCTGATGGGTGCGTCGGTGGCCCAGGCGCAAGACGTGCAGCCGGTGCCGCCGCTGTCCGGCCGGGTGATCGATCGCACGGCCACGCTCAGCCCTGAGCAGCGCCAGGCGCTGGAGCGCAAGCTGGCGGCCTTCGAACAGGAGGCCGGGCCGCAGATCGTGATCCTGCTGGTGCCGACCACCGCACCGGAGGACATCGCCGCCTTCGCGCAGCGCCTGGGCGACGCCTGGAAGATCGGACGCCGCGAGGTGGGCGATGGCCTGCTGATCGTCGTGGCCAAGCAGGACCGGCGCATCAATATCCAGACCTCCAAGGCGCTGGAGGGCGCGGTGCCGGATCTGGCCGCGCGACAGATCATTGAGCGCGACATCACGCCCGCCTTCAAGGCCGGCGACTACGCCGGCGGCCTGAACCGGGCGGTCGACTCGCTGCAGGCGCGCATCCGCGGCGAGCACCTGCCGGCGCCTACACCGCGGGCCAAGGGGTCCGCTTCGTCCAACTCATTGGACATCGGCGAACTCGCTGCCCTCTTCTTCATCGGCACCCCGTTGGTCGGCGCGCTGCTGACCGCGATGTTCGGCCGCAAGCTCGGCAGTATGTTCACCGGGGGGGCGGCGGGTGGACTGGGCTGGCTGTTCAGCGGCAGCCTGGGCCTGGGCCTGGCGGCGGGTCTCGGATCGGTGATGCTGGTCGGCCTGCTGGGCATTGGCGCCGCGCGACGGCGGACCGGCAGCGGCAACGCCTTCGGCAACTATCGACAAAGCAGCCACCGTGCCGGCGGCGTCATCGTCCCTCCGGTCATCTGGGGCGGCGGTGGCGGAAGCGGTTGGGGCGGGGGCGGCGGCGATGGGGGCGGCTTCTCCTCCGGCGGCGGCGGCGACTTCGGCGGCGGCGGTGCGTCAGGAGACTGGTGA